In the Silene latifolia isolate original U9 population chromosome 1, ASM4854445v1, whole genome shotgun sequence genome, ACGTTTTTGTCCAGGCACGAACATATAAACCACACGTTTCAGCCCAGGCCTGAACGTGTAAAATACATGTTTCTACCAGACCATTTTCGTGTAATTCACGCGTTGGGGCCAAatcgaatattttttttttaaatgttttttTCCGGGTACAAATCGACATTTTTTCCCTCTAATCTCGTAGATCTATACGAATTTGGCTCTAATCTCGTCACATATTACCTATCCTATGTCACCCTATAAACTAATCTACACTAATTTAACAAAATTAAAaagattggaaaaaaaaaaacaaacatacctTATTGTTGAattggttgtttttgttgttgattaattggttgttgttgttgttgttattgatgaatttgttgttgttgttgttgttgttgttgttgttgttgttgttgatgatgatgatgatgaattagTGGGTGGGAAGTTGTTCTTGGTGTTGGTTGTTGTTTTCTTGTCCCGTTTTTCTGCCTTTTTTTTTCGgaattttgttgttatttttcaAGCGGATTTGAATTTCTTGTTTTTTGAAGCGGAAATAGTTTGAACACagaaataaaataaaggaagTGATGGTGTATAAAGTAGCAAAGGGCAAAATAGTAAAATTAGGGGCGACGTTTAGCAAACCCCTCTATCAGACGGGATTTCAAGTTAGATTTGATATTTTTGTATTAATTCAATTGCCTATCTTAGGAGGATGAATATATGCAAATCAACGGTTGCTGAAAATTGTTTCAATTTTTCAAGGGAAATGCTGGAATTGTGCCGGGGTTTAAGAGTCCTTGGATGCGTGTTAATAATCAAGTGTTGTATTTTGATGAATTTATTTTAGTTTGGGGTGGGAGTAATCGATAAGGGTAATTTGGGTATTTCACATAAATAGTTACTTAACAAgtcggaaaataagaaaaacgaGTCTCGGAAAaaatatacggtggtgattggagAGTATATATGAAAGATTGggtgttatttgtaaaaatacaaATACATAGTGAtagtttgtaaaaatacataaataTGTGGTGGTTATTTATAAACTCCTAATTGAAGCCGTACGTCCTTCTTGTAGTCTAAGCCAAATCgaatttaatttcacttattttaagtattttttttttgtgcgaCTTATTTTAAGTATTAATGAATGGACCATGTTACTTATCCATGTCATACAAGAATAATTGCCAAATATAGACCAATCATTCTTATCTAGTGTAGAAGAGGTCGGTACACTAGTTTGCACTTGTTTGTTGTCCATTTTTTGTTCACGTGTTTACTCTCATTAATTTGCATCAATTCTCATTTTAAAGGCATTATTTCATCAAAAGATTTCAGACGGCACCACGTAACACTTAAGCATTTTTATGGTAATTTATGAATTATACAATCAGTTGTATATATTGTACGGTGTAAAATCTGAGATTTGTGATAAAGTATTTAagctttatgttaaataatatgagatttattaaaaagtattgaactcatccatttacacattaaaaacatgaattaAATTAGCTTAGAAAATACATATAAGTTCGGATTCTTATATCTTAGTTGTACAATACTTATAGTATAACTGGATGTATAattttatttgtgtttttataGTGAATTGTAAGTACGTGACTCTAACAACAAAATGCTTAACTAGTGTTTGAATGTTTGTTGTTTAGGTAATTCTTTTTGCCAAAAAGTAATCACATTTGACTATAAATAGATCATATATAGCCCTTTGAAATTTACTGACAAAAATGAGCGTCTGAAAGGAGACCTTCTAACTTCCACCCGTTCTCGTTATAAATAGATTATTTCGTCTGATGATTTCAGACGGCATTATGTGAACATTTCCCTTCAGCTCAACTTGTAGTTGACTAGTTCTAGTTGCAATACTTTTGACTTCTACACCTATATCCGTCCAAATCCAATATTCATCCAAAAAATTAGTTGTATATAACTTTCATTTATTCTTTATAATAATACATATACATTATATATTGTGAAGGCCGGGTTGGAATTGAGAAGAAAAAGCTTATATACTTAATCATTCAGAAAGGTTAGTTCATTTATTTATGAGTAGGAATTGCTTAAAAACGTCTGAACTTAAAAGACGTTTTATAAGCTCTTTTCATTTCCATTTCTATTATAATATTTTATGAGAGTTGTTGTAAGTTAAGGCGATATTATACAAGAATTGATGTTGACCTAAATATATACGTGCTTAAAAAAGTATATATACATGCATTTACTTTTTTGTGTTTAAGTTATATACTTGAATAATGCATTTATATGTGTGTTTATATTTTTGAAAAAGGGAAAATGCACAAAACATCATACTCCCTCAATTCAACTCCACAAAGTTCTTTTCTATTTTACATACTATTCACAAATGAGCATTTACtatcaattttctctcaatacgtaagtgaaaatatattcatgtggatcTTGTTTAATTCggctttacgagtacattaaaaaaatctttttataatttttgcaaatacatagctaacgatatttaccgcgtaaaacacgcgttgacaaacgtgaaaaaggaaaAGGGCATTatgaagttgaatggagggagtaatacttTAGAGAGTAACAGATTTTCAAGATTTGAATATGAGACCTTCAAATCATCGTGGCTCTTGTTCTATGGGAGAGACTTATTTTAACCGGAGTCTATAAACTATATGCAAGGGAATTATTTTAACCAAAAATTATCTATGATACAaagttaagctcaataacttcgcaAAATagttcaataacttgtaaaatagctcgacaactttgtgTAAAAACTCAACAACTTTGAGACAATTGTATAATACTATTATACAACTGATTATAGAATAGTATTTGTGAGATAATATCTACTTTAAGTCATACTTCAAAAACTTTGTTTGTAAATATGGTAAAAAGTATGAAATTATGAAAGATGAAACTAACATATTTCGATTTAGCATGAAAAAttctattttggaaaaaaaaaaaatcatgagtAAATGAAGAAAATTACGGTAAAAGTGTTGTCTCGCAGATTACTCGAAATATATGCTCCTCCTATgcagggttttcttccctattttcgtTTTAGGTTGATTCATCTTTTCCGTCATCTTTCTTTTTTTGGAagctttgtgtggtccaaattcagtTGCATGGGGATAgtatgttttgtgtggtccaaattcactccCTTAATTTTTTTATGTAAAGAGGATAAGGAGGAGAGAACAATGAATATAAGATAGTAatactttattttgaattggaTTGAAAGGGAGTAGAAGATAAACGAATGTTTGGATCTAATtggatctagtataatattaatggaTTTGAACTAATTTGGTTAACTTTCTTCTTTTGTAATAATGTTAGGTGAAGAAGCTTGGACTGACCACTATGGAACATGAGCATTTCTTGATGATTATCCTCATATTTGGTACATTATTAATGTTAAAACTATGGAGTAAGTTACACAATAATAGGCATCATAAAAAGCTTCCTCCTTGTCCAAAACGACTACCTTTTCTAGGGAACCTTCATCAACTAATTGGTGACTTGCCTCATATATGCCTTCAAAAGCTTTCTAAAGAACATGGTCCTCTTATGTTCTTACAATTAGGATCAATTCCAACCCTAGTGATTTCCTCTTCACATGTGGCTAAAGATATCTTCAAAAACCATGATCTTATTTTCTCTAGTAGACCACAATTATACGCCGGGAAATGGCTTAGTTACCAGTGCTATGATATCACATTTGCTCCGTATGGTGAGTATTGGAGAGAAGTAAGGAAAATAGTACTCTCAGAGGTACTAAGTATGAAGAGGGTTCAATCTTTTCGTTCTACGAGGGAAGAGGAAGCTGAACATATGGTCAATTTAATCGTTCAGGGTTCCTCTGGTCCAGTTAACTTGAGTGAATTAACACTTTCTCTAGCGAATAATGTTATATGTCGTGTTGCATATGGTAAGAAGTATGACCCTATAAAAGGGTTCAATGGCAAGTCCAATGCTTATGAGATTCTTAACATGACACAAACATTATTAGGGGAATTCAATGTCGCGGATTTCTACCCTTGGTTAGGTTCAATTCTTAATAAGGTTAATGGTGTTGATTCGAGGTTAAAGAAGAACTTTAGAGAGTTAAATGACATTTTAGATGAAGTTTTAGAGGAACATCGTCACTCTACGAGGCGTACACTTGATAATGAGGACATTGTTGATGTACTTCTTCGGCTTCAGAAGGATCCAAATCAAGCAATTGCCCTCACTAATAATCAAGTGAAGGGTATTCTAGTGGTATGTATACGCTAATCACCTTTAAGAGTCAATTTCTTACAAATTGTATTTCTAGTTAGTTCAAATTGCGATTGTATTTCTTATAAGTTATAATTACTTTTGTAGGACATGTTTGTAGCTGGATCGGACACTTCTGCCGTGACACTAGTATGG is a window encoding:
- the LOC141613307 gene encoding cytochrome P450 71A9-like, producing MEHEHFLMIILIFGTLLMLKLWSKLHNNRHHKKLPPCPKRLPFLGNLHQLIGDLPHICLQKLSKEHGPLMFLQLGSIPTLVISSSHVAKDIFKNHDLIFSSRPQLYAGKWLSYQCYDITFAPYGEYWREVRKIVLSEVLSMKRVQSFRSTREEEAEHMVNLIVQGSSGPVNLSELTLSLANNVICRVAYGKKYDPIKGFNGKSNAYEILNMTQTLLGEFNVADFYPWLGSILNKVNGVDSRLKKNFRELNDILDEVLEEHRHSTRRTLDNEDIVDVLLRLQKDPNQAIALTNNQVKGILVDMFVAGSDTSAVTLVWIMAELIKNPPIMKKVQDEVRRVVNGKQRVEESDLPKLSYMKLIIKEALRLHPPAPLLVPRETTEPCKIGEYEIPAKTRVFINAKAIAMDPNVWDNPEKFEPERFLHSSIDYKGHNFELIPFGIGRRSCPAMNFAVLTVEIALANLLYRFDWSLPKGMTTDDIDMVEATGLTMHKKEPLLLMAIPKFLY